The genomic DNA TAAATAACCAATAGTTTCCTCAGCAGCTTGACAAATAGATCCCATAGCAATTATTATACGTCTAGCATCAGGTGCTCCAGCATATTTGAATGGTTTATATTCTCTACCAGTTACCTTAGATATTTCTTCCATATAGTATGCAGCTATATCAGGAACTGCATCATGAAATTTACTTTGTGCTTCTCTAGTTTGGAAATAGATATCATCGTTTTGAGCAGTACCTCTTATAACTGGATGTTCTGGATTTAACGCTCTATCTCTAAATGCTTGAACAGCATCATAATCTACTAAGTTTTTACATACTTCAATATCCATAAGTTCAATTTTTTGAATTTCATGAGAAGTTCTAAATCCATCAAAGAAATGTAATACAGGAACTCTTGATTTTATAGCTACAAGATGGGCAACAGTTCCTAAATCCATAGCTTCTTGGACAGAACTACTAGCTATCATAGTAAATCCAGTCTGTCTAGTTGCATAGATATCTTGGTGATCTCCAAAAATAGATAATGCCTGAACAGAAAGTGATCTAGCTGAAACGTGTATAACACCAGGTAAAAGCTCACCAGCTATTTTATACATATTTGGAATTTTTAGTAAAAGTCCTTGAGATGCTGTATATGTAGTAGTTAATGCTCCTCCTTGTAAAGACCCGTGTACAGTTCCTGCAGCCCCAGCTTCTGATTGCATTTCAACAAGTTTTACAGGTACATCAAAAATATTTTTCATACCTTTTGCAGCCCATTCGTCAACATATTCAGCCATAGGTGAAGATGGTGTAATAGGATAGATACCAGCAACTTCTGTAAATGCGTAAGATGCATATGCAGCAGCTTGATTTCCATCCATAGTCTTCATAATTTTTTTCATAATTCACTTCCTCCTTTAATTATTTACCATTAGTTATTTATCTATATTAAAAAGTATATTTGCAAGAATTTGAGATAGTTGCTCTTACAAATATAATTTTAAATATCATTAATATTTAAAAAGTGTATCACCAAATATATCAATATTTGGTGATACTTTTTATTAAATTTATCACTGATTATTCAAAATCTGGAGTTTCTTCAATTTTTTTAGAAACAGTATTTTTATTGATAAAATTAAGTACTAAATTGCTAACTTTAGGAACCATGATATATCCAATAGTAAAGACTCCTAAAAGCATCTGATACCATAATAGTGGAATCAGTTGAGCTGGAGAAACACCATTATTAGTAAATCCTAAAAGAATAAGCATCTGTGCACCATAAGGAATAGCACCTTGAGCAATACAAGAGAAAATATCTAAGATAGCTGCACTTTCTCTTAAATCTACATCATATTTTCCAGATAATTGTTTTGCAATCTCTCCATTTACTATTATAGCAACAGTATTATTAGCAACTGCAATATCAGTTAGAGCTACTAACATTCCTATTCCAAATTTTGCACTTTTTTTACCAACAACCATATTCTGAATTTTTTCAATAACCCACTGAACACCACCTTCTTTTGTAACCATAAGTGCCATTCCACCTGTGAGCATTGATAGTAAAAATATTTCATTCATTCCTGTAAATCCATTATATATTTCTTTACCAAACTCAAGTAGAGTAAAATTTCCATATATTAAACCAATAATTCCAGATAGTATTACTCCAGATGCAAGAACTACAAATACATTTATTCCTATTAGGGCCATAACTAATACAAATATATAGGGCAATATTTTAATAAGGGTATAGTCATGAGCTAATGCTTGTGGAACTACATCAGGTTTTCCAAATATGAAAAGCAAAGCCAGTGTTAGTATAGCTGCAGGAGCGGCAATGAACAAGTTGATTCTAAATTTATCTCTCATTGCTACACCTTGAGTTTTAGTTGCAGCAATTGTAGTATCAGAAATAACAGATAAGTTATCTCCAAACATTGCTCCTCCCATTACAGAAGCTAATATTAAGGGCATAGGTATACCACTTTTTTCACCAAGACCTACTGCAATAGGGCCAAGAGCTACAATAGCTCCTACAGAAGTACCTGTAGCAGTAGAAATAAAAGCTCCAATAATAAAAAGTCCAACTGCGATATAATGAGGTGGAATATAAGTAATTCCAAAATTTACCGTTGAGTCAACTCCTCCCATAGCTTTTGAAACTGATGCAAAAGCTCCTGCTAAGAGATATATAATACACATTGTAATTATGTCTTGATGACCACATCCTTGAAGGAAAGTAACAAACTTGTCCTCAATTTTTCCTTTAAATATTAAGAATGCAGCCAATACTCCTACTGTTGCAGCAACTGGTCCAGGTAATTGATAAAAAGCTAGTTCCACACCTTGAAAATGTAAAACTATACCAGTTCCCAAGTATACAATTATAAATACGATAAATGGGATCAAGCCTTTAAAACTCCCTTTAACTTGCTTTTCTATCATATTTTTTCCCCCACATTATTATTTAATTTGGTCTAATCCATACTCTAAATCTGCTATAATATCTTCAATATCTTCTAAACCTACTGATAATCTAACTAAACCATCAGTAATTCCAGCAGCTTCTCTTTCTTCTTTTGTATATGGTGAGTGAGTCATAGATGCAGGGTGTTGAATTAAAGTTTCAGTATCTCCTAACGATACAGCTAAAGAGCAAAGTTTTACATTATTTAATAAAGTTTTACCAGCGTCAAATCCACCTTTTAGTTCAAATGAAATCATTGCACCATAGTCTTTCATTTGTTTTTTAGCTATGTCATGTCCTGAATGAGTTGGTAATCCTGGATAATAAACTTTTTCAACTTTAGGATGTGAATTTAAAAATTCTGCT from Fusobacterium hominis includes the following:
- a CDS encoding Na+/H+ antiporter NhaC family protein, which gives rise to MIEKQVKGSFKGLIPFIVFIIVYLGTGIVLHFQGVELAFYQLPGPVAATVGVLAAFLIFKGKIEDKFVTFLQGCGHQDIITMCIIYLLAGAFASVSKAMGGVDSTVNFGITYIPPHYIAVGLFIIGAFISTATGTSVGAIVALGPIAVGLGEKSGIPMPLILASVMGGAMFGDNLSVISDTTIAATKTQGVAMRDKFRINLFIAAPAAILTLALLFIFGKPDVVPQALAHDYTLIKILPYIFVLVMALIGINVFVVLASGVILSGIIGLIYGNFTLLEFGKEIYNGFTGMNEIFLLSMLTGGMALMVTKEGGVQWVIEKIQNMVVGKKSAKFGIGMLVALTDIAVANNTVAIIVNGEIAKQLSGKYDVDLRESAAILDIFSCIAQGAIPYGAQMLILLGFTNNGVSPAQLIPLLWYQMLLGVFTIGYIMVPKVSNLVLNFINKNTVSKKIEETPDFE